AAAACTGTCTTAGGCTTTTCAGTTTTAGATTCTCTAAAATTCACATTATTCTCAATAGAATAACAATATAATAACTTATTGCCAAAGAATAATTCTTGTTATTTTAAAATTGAGAGATTATAATTAAAGAACAGGACTAAATGGGGAAAGGAATAAAAAAGGAGTATAAAAAATGTCCGAAAATATAATTTCTGCTGTTATTGGATTTGTACTTGCTTTTATTTTTTTTGTAATATTGTGGTGGTTATTTTTTCGACCACGTGGTACCGGCCGGGAAATCAAGATATATTCATCAATTGAACAGCTTCGTTCTGTTGGAGAACTTGTTGCCTTCAAAATGGTAACCAAGGAAATTGTTACTGCTTCTCAGCATTGGTTTGGTGAAGCAGGTAAGAGATATCTACAATGGCTTGTTTCTACTAAAAAAATGGCCATGATTTTTGAATTTGATATTGATTTTCGCTATGATTTACGCAGTCCCGATTTTAAGATTGAACAGAAAAATGAAAATCAGTATATATTAAAAATGCCCCGTTGCCTTTATCAGGTACATATCAGAGATATCAGTTTCTATGATGAACAGAATTCCAAGTTCTTACCCTGGTTGCTGCCTGATTTGTTAAATCGGGCTTTTGGATCTGGTTTCAGTGAAGAAGATAAGAATCAGTTAAAAGAAGAGGCAAAAAATCAGGCAGCCCAGATAGCAGAAGGGGTAGTTAACAAACTGCAGTCTGAAGTGGAAAACTCAGCAAGGCAGACACTGCAAACTTTGACCAAAAGCCTGGGAATAGAGAAAGTAAAGATTGATTTTAGCCAATCAAAAATCCTCCCCAGCAGTATTAATGCCAATGAATTGGAAGAAAATATAAAAAAGGCTAAAGAAAGTGTAAAACAACTGGTTAATAAAAAAGAAGATAAGTAGAATAGAAAACAATTATTGTTTTTTTATTGTC
The sequence above is drawn from the Atribacterota bacterium genome and encodes:
- a CDS encoding DUF4230 domain-containing protein produces the protein MSENIISAVIGFVLAFIFFVILWWLFFRPRGTGREIKIYSSIEQLRSVGELVAFKMVTKEIVTASQHWFGEAGKRYLQWLVSTKKMAMIFEFDIDFRYDLRSPDFKIEQKNENQYILKMPRCLYQVHIRDISFYDEQNSKFLPWLLPDLLNRAFGSGFSEEDKNQLKEEAKNQAAQIAEGVVNKLQSEVENSARQTLQTLTKSLGIEKVKIDFSQSKILPSSINANELEENIKKAKESVKQLVNKKEDK